AAAAAGTTTCAATAATAAATATAAAAGAAAATAATTTGGAAAATAGAGTTTCATTTATAAAAAGTGATTTATTAGAAAAGGCTATAGAAAATAAAAATAGTTATGACATAATAGTTTCAAATCCTCCATATATAGAAGAAGAAGAAATAGAAAATCTTATGGATGATGTTAAAAAGTATGAACCTCATACAGCTCTAAATGGAGGAATAGACGGATTAGATTTTTATAAGAAAATAATTAAGCAAAGTCAAGCGACATTAAAGAATAATGGAATATTAGCATTTGAAATAGGATATAATCAAGCAGAAGAAGTAAGATTATTGATGAAAGAAAGTAATTTTACAAATGTAAAAGTAATTAAGGATTTTGCTAGCCTTGATAGAGTTGTAATTGGATTTAAGGCAGGATTTTTGTAGCTACTTAGAATAATGTTAGCAGTTAGATGTTTAATCTGACTTGTTATTTTTGAATATTACGCAAAATGTGATATAATGTAGAAATATGAAAAATGAAGTACGGAGTGATTAAATGTTATTAGATAGATTAGAATTTATAGAGAATAAATATGATGAATTATCAGTTAAAATTGGCGATCCATCAATTATGCAAAATCAAAATGAATGGAGAAAGCTTTGTAAAGAGCATTCTGATTTGGAAATTATAGTAAATAGCTATAGGGAGTATAAAAAAGTAACTGAAGATTTAAAAGCTAATAAGGAAATGTTAAATGGTGAAAATGACAGAGAAATGAGAGAAATGTTAAATGAAGAAATAACTGATCTCACAAATAGAGAAGCTGAACTAGAAAATGAAATACAAATTTTATTACTACCTAAAGATCCTAATGATGATAAGAATGTATTTGTTGAAATCAGAGGAGGTGCAGGTGGTGAAGAAGCAGCATTATTTGCATATAGTTTGTTTAGAATGTTTACAAGATATGCAGAAACTCAAAGGTGGGTTGTAGAGATCATGAGTTTGAATGAAACAGATCTTGGTGGATTTAAAGAAGTTGTATTTATGATTAAAGGTAATGGAGCTTATTCTAAATTAAAATATGAAAGTGGAGTTCATAGAGTTCAAAGAGTTCCGGATACTGAATCAAGTGGAAGAATTCATACATCAACAGTTACAGTAGCAGTGTTACCAGAAGTTGATGACGTTGAAATAGAAATTGCAGATAAGGATGTTAGAATAGATGTATTTAGAGCTTCAGGAAATGGAGGACAATGCGTTAATACTACAGATTCAGCTGTTAGAATTACTCATTTACCTACAGGACTTGTAGTTTCATGTCAAGATGAAAAATCACAATTAAAAAATAAAGAAAAAGCTATGAAAGTTTTAAAATCAAGGCTTTATGAAGCAGCAGAAAAAGAAAGATCAGCAGGAATAGCTGAAGATAGAAAGAGTCAAGTTGGAACTGGAGACAGAAGTGAAAGAATTAGAACATACAATTATCCACAAGGAAGAGTTACTGACCATAGAATAGGATTAACTTTATATAAGCTAGAATCATTTTTAAGTGGAGATCTTGATGAGATGATAAATTCACTTATAACATCAGATCAAGCTGAGAAAATGAAACTTATGGGAAATACACAAATGTAATAAAATACTCAAGAAAGCCTTGCATTAATTATGTAAGGCTTTAGGCATATTCAAAATAACAAGTCAATATACTAGTCTATTTTATGAGGTATTATAATATCATGTTCTCACAATAGATAAACTATTAAATATATTGAATTGATATTTTAAAATATACATTATATCTTTAGATCGATATTTTCTTTCATATTTCTTAAAAGTAATTGGGGGATTGAATATGGATATATATATGGCTATAAAAAGAGAAAAATCACATTTCAAAATATTCTTAATTATGATGGTTATGATCTTGATTACGCTTCCCATAGTAGTAATAGCAACTGGATTGACAACAATATTTTATATGAGTTATATGATTTTTATTCATTTGTTAATAGTATTAGCTATTGTAATTAAAATAAATTCTTATAAGGTGGAATATAGGTGTTGGAACAATAAATTAATATTCAAAACAGGTATTTTCGTTAAGGAACATTTGATTATGTGTGATAAAGTTGTGTTAGTACATACTAATAAATCTGAGTATGATTTAGAAATAGTTTTAGTAACAAGTATGATTTTTAAAAACAAAGTATTAAGACCAATAGATAAAAACTTTTTAAAGAGGTATCCACAAATTGCCAAGGAATATAATGACATTAAACAACAAAATCCTAAAAGAGATTATTATTTTCAAATAATCAAAAGAGGGGGCTTGAAAAAATATTTATTATTAGACTTAATATATAAAAATTGTGTTAAAGCTATATATACTGATGAAAGCATACAGAATATAAAGATAGCAAGAGGACAACTTATAGTTTAGTAAGCATTTGAAGAAAGTGAACTAGTTGAATAGGTTAGGAAACTCGACTCACATTCGTTCACTAAGTACTCACAGAGTAAGCAACCATCATCAAATCATAGATACCCACAGGGAAAGTTCGAGAAACCAAATACAAGATTTGGATTCTCACTTATCTCACTTATCTACTTAAGAAAGGAGGAAAATATTTGAAAACTAAGGTTAGTATAATTAAAAATATTAAAGAAGATGAAGATAAAATAAAAGAAGCAGCAGAAATTATTAAAAATGGAGGAACTGTAGTGTTCCCAACAGAAACTGTTTATGGATTGGGGGCTGATGCTCTTAATGAAAAGGCAGTCGAGAAAATATTCAAAGCAAAAGGGAGACCACAAGATAATCCGTTAATTATTCATGTTTCATCAAAAAACATAGAGGCATATGCAAAAGAAATTCCTGAAATAGCCAATAAACTTATAAGCAAATTTTGGCCGGGGCCACTTACAATAATTCTAAGAAAAAAGGATATAATACCAAATGTAACAAGTGCTAATCTGGATTCTGTTGGAATTAGAATGCCTGATAATGAAATAGCAAGAAAATTGATTGAATTATCAAATACAACTATTGCAGCACCATCTGCCAATATAAGTGGAAGGCCGAGTCCGACAGATTTTCAACGGTGCATAGAAGATTTAGATGGAAAAGTGGATTGTATTTTAGGCGGAGAGAAAAGTGATATAGGAGTAGAATCGACAATCGTTGACTGTACTGTAACTCCACCAATAGTTTTACGACCAGGTGGCATTACATTAGATATGCTTAGGGAGGTAGATTCAAGAATTGAAATAGATAATGCTATAATGCAAAAACCAAAGGAAAATCTTAAACCAAAAGCTCCAGGTATGAAGTATAAACATTATGCACCTAATGCCAAGGTTACAATAATTTCTGGAGAAAGAAAAAAAACTGTTGAAAAAATAAGAGAAATAGTACACTATAATATAGAAAAAGGTAAAAAGGTATGCATCCTTACTGTTGAAGAAAATGCTAAAGAATATATAGAAGGTATAAGCATAGTTTTAGGAAGTGCATTAGATTTAACAACAGTTGCTAAAAGTTTGTTTGAGGCTTTAAGAAAATGCGATGATTTAGGAGCTGATTTAATTTTAGCAGAAGGGTATAAAGAAGAAGGTGTTGGGGTAGCTATTATGAATAGATTAAATAAGGCTGCTGGGTTTGATATTATAGAGGTTTGATTTTTAACGAGATAATATTGAAATAAATATTCTATAGAATATTAGAATGTTTATTATAAACAATATTTATTCTGAACAATATTACCATATATATTCTTCAGAATAGACATATATATATAAAAACACGCACTTATAAAAAAGCACGCACTTATAAAAAGTGTGAAGTGCAATTAAGAACTTAACACTTATAAAATGATTGTTAAGACTAAATTATAATTCGGAGGAGGATTTAATTATGAAAATTGCAATTGGATGTGATCATGGTGGATTTGAATTAAAAAATGAAATTATTAAATTTTTAGAAAATGAAAACCATGAAGTGAAGGACTTTGGTACATATTCAACTAGTTCTTGCGATTATCCTGATGTTGCTTTACCAGTGGCAGAAGCTGTAGTAGCAAAAGACTATGAATTCGGAATATTAATTTGTGGTACTGGAATAGGAATTGGTATTGCAGCTAATAAAGTTCCAGGAATTAGAGCTGCATTATGTTCAGATACTTTTAGTGCACATGCAACTAGAGAACATAATAATGCCAATATACTAACAATGGGGCAAAGAGTTGTTGGAACAGGCCTTGCTTTAGATATAGTAAAAACTTTTATAACTTCAAAATTTGAAGGGGATAGACATCAAAATAGAATAAATAAAATTTCAGAAATTGAAGAAAAGTATACACATTAGAAAAAGTGCGAAGCACAATCAAGAACATTTCACATTAGAAAAGGTGCGCTAGCACAACCAAGAACAATTCACATTAGAAAAAGTGCGAAGCACAACCATAAATAACTGATTGAAAGTTATTAAATTTTATAGATAATTGTTCATTGCTAATTGAAATAAAAAATAAGCGTGAAACATAAGTTAAAATTAAATATATAGATTCATAAATATAAAAAGTGAAATTTGGAGGAATAAATAATGAGTAAAGTTATAGAAATAAAACATCCATTAATATTACATAAGTTGGCATTTTTGAGAAATGAAAAAACAGGTTCAAAAGATTTTAGAGAATTAGTAGAAGAAATTTCTATGTTAATGGCATATGAAGTTACAAGAGATTTAAATATGGAAGAAGTTGAAGTTAAGACTCCTGTAGCTGTAGCTAAATGTATGATGCTTGCAGGTAAGAAAATGGCAGTTGTTCCTATTTTAAGAGCAGGGCTTGGAATGGTTGATGGAGTACTTAATTTAATTCCAGCAGCTAAGGTTGGACATATTGGATTATATAGAGATGAAAAAACACTTCAACCAGTAGAATACTTCTGCAAATTACCACAAGACATTGCAGAAAGAGATATAATAGTTGTTGATCCAATGCTTGCAACAGGCGGATCAGCAATAGATGCTTTAACTATGTTGAAAACTAGAGGTGCTAAAAATTTAAAATTAATGTGTTTAGTAGGAGCACCAGAAGGAATAGAAGCTGTACGAAAAGTTCATGATGATGTTGATATTTATCTAGCTTCAATAGATGAAAAATTAAATGAACATGGATACATAGTACCAGGTCTTGGTGATGCTGGAGATAGATTGTTTGGAACTAAATAAAGCATGTTAAAGTAATGGAATGCTTAAAGTTAGAAATATAGGTATATTTATCTGGGTGAGGCACATTAAAAAATAACCAATATATGAACGTATCTGTTATACATCATACTAATTGGTGAAATGTGTCAATACCCAGATATACAGAAAATACTCCATTTTTCTTTGAAACAAAAGACAGGTTACATATTCGAATGTAATTTTATTTGATGTACCTAACTTAAAATAATTTAATTTGGGGGAATATAAAAATGGATAGACGTGATAAACAAAACTATTATTTAGATATTGCAGAAACAGTTCTAGAGCGAGGAACTTGTTTAAGGAGAAACTATGGTTCGATAATAGTTAAAAATGATGAAATAATTTCTACCGGGTATACAGGAGCACCTAGAGGTAGGAAAAATTGTATAGACTTGAATAGCTGTATAAGAGAAAAACTTCAAGTCCCAAGAGGAACACATTATGAACTTTGTAGAAGCGTGCATAGTGAAGCTAATGCAATAATAAGTGCTTCGAGAAAAGATATGATTGGGGCTACATTATACTTGGTTGGAAAAGATGCAAAAACGAAGCAATATGTTAGGGATGCTAATTCCTGTTCAATGTGTAAGCGATTAATCATTAATGCAGGTATTGCATATGTAGTTATAAGGGACTCTAAAGAAGAATATAGGGAAATAATTGTAGATTCATGGATAGAAGATGATGATTCACTGAAAATTATGAAGGATGCAGGATACTAATCTATAATAGCTTAAATTAGGAGGATGTAAATTGAGTAAAAAGAAGATTATTACTATTTTTGGAACTAGACCAGAAGCTATAAAAATGGCACCTTTAATAAAGGAATTAGAAAAAAGAGAAGAAATTGAATCTAAAGTTTGTGTAACAGCTCAACATAGAGAAATGCTAGATCAAGTTTTAGAGCTATTTAATATTAAACCAGATTTTGATTTGAACATAATGGAAACAAAGCAAACCTTAACGGGTATTACCAATAAAGTTTTAGAGGGTTTGGAAGAAGTATTTAAAGAAGAAAAACCAGATATGATATTGGTACATGGAGATACAACAACTACATTTGCAGGCTCATTAGCTGCGTTTTATCAACAAATCAAGGTTGGCCATGTAGAAGCGGGCCTTAGAACCTTCAATAAGTATTTTCCTTTTCCTGAAGAAATGAATAGAAAATTAACAGGTAGTTTGACAGATTTGCACTTTTCACCAACTAAAGGATCAAAGGAAAACTTGTTGAGAGAAGGTATAAAAGAAAGTGATATATATATTACAGGAAATACTGTAATTGATGCTATGAAACATACTGTTGAAGAAGATTATATTTTTGAAAATGATGAGTTGAATAATATAGACTTCAATAAGAAAGTAATAATGATTACTGCTCACAGAAGAGAAAACTGGGGAGAAGGAATTCAAAATATTTGTATAGCATTAAATAAGATAGTTGAAGAAAATAGTGATGTAGAATTAGTATACTTAGTTCATTTGAATCCTGTTGTCAAAGATGTAGTATTTGAAAGACTTGGAGGAAAAGATAGAATCCATTTATTATCTCCATTAGATACTAAAGAAACTCATAATTTGATGAATAAATCATTTATGGTAATGACAGATTCAGGTGGATTACAAGAAGAAGCTCCTCATTTAGGAAAGCCAGTACTAGTGTTAAGAGATGTTACAGAAAGACCAGAAGCGGTTGAAGCTGGAACTGTTAAGTTAGTAGGAACTGATATAGATCAAATCGTAAACGAAGCAAATGAATTGCTAAGAAATCCAGAATCTTATTCTAAAATGAGTAAATCTATTAACCCATATGGTGATGGCATAGCATCTAAAAGGATAGTAGAAGCTATATTAAAGTATTTTAATTTGAGTTCAAGGGAAGTAGAGGAATTTAAAAGATAATTTAAATAGAATAATAACTTATTAAAATGACTATATATTTAAGAAGCAAGTGTATAGTCATTTTAATTTTATCATATTTTGCAATAAGAAAGAAAATATAGCATTTTATAATCTTATATGTAAACAATTACTAATAATATAAGTTTTTTAATTTTTAGATAGTGATATTAAAAGTTTTAAATATATAGTGTAAAGCTATATATAATCACATTTTTAGAGAATTATTAAATTTTAGAAATTGAAAGAAGAGAAAAAAATTAAAAAGTTTGTTTAGAATTTAACGAAATCTCTTGATAAAAAGAAGCATAATGGTTATAATTAGTATATGTTAATAATTTAACAAAAGAAAAATAAAAAGAAAAAATAAATAATAAAGTAATATATAAGATTTTAGGAGGTAAAAAAATGAGAGACGTAGTTATTGTAAGTGCAGTAAGAACAGCAGTAGGTAGTTTTGGTGGGGCATTGAAAGATGTACCAGCAGTAGATTTAGGAGCTTTAGTAATTAAAGAAGCAGTAAGTAAAGCTGGTGTTAAACCAGAACTAGTTGAAGAAGTTATTATGGGAAATGTAATTCAAGCAGGTCTTGGACAAAATACAGCAAGACAAGCAACAATTAAATCAGGATTACCACAAGAAGTTTCAGCTATGACAATAAACAAAGTTTGTGGATCTGGACTTAGAGCAGTTAGTTTAGCAGCTCAAATGATTAAAGCAGGAGATGCTGATGTTATTGTTGCAGGTGGTATGGAAAACATGTCTGCTGCACCATATGCTTTAAAAACAGCTAGATTTGGTCAAAGAATGGGCGACGGTAAAATGGTTGATACAATGATAAATGATGCATTATGGGATGCATTTAATAACTATCATATGGGTAAAACTGCTGAAAACATAGCAGAACAATGGGGAATAACAAGAGAAGAACAAGATGAATTTTCAGCAGCATCACAACAAAAAGCAGAAGCAGCTGTTAAATCAGGAAGATTTAAAGATGAAATAGTTCCAGTTGTTATTCCACAAAGAAAAGGAGATCCAAAGGTATTTGATACAGATGAATTTCCAAGATTCGGAACAACTGCAGAAACTTTAGCAAAATTAAAACCAGCTTTCGTTAAAGATGGTACAGTAACTGCAGGTAATGCTTCAGGAATTAATGATGGAGCAGCAGCATTTGTTGTTATGAGTGCAGAAAAAGCAGCAGAATTAGGAATTAAACCATTAGCTAAGATTCTTTCTTATGGATCAAAGGGATTA
The DNA window shown above is from Clostridium beijerinckii and carries:
- a CDS encoding peptide chain release factor 1, yielding MLLDRLEFIENKYDELSVKIGDPSIMQNQNEWRKLCKEHSDLEIIVNSYREYKKVTEDLKANKEMLNGENDREMREMLNEEITDLTNREAELENEIQILLLPKDPNDDKNVFVEIRGGAGGEEAALFAYSLFRMFTRYAETQRWVVEIMSLNETDLGGFKEVVFMIKGNGAYSKLKYESGVHRVQRVPDTESSGRIHTSTVTVAVLPEVDDVEIEIADKDVRIDVFRASGNGGQCVNTTDSAVRITHLPTGLVVSCQDEKSQLKNKEKAMKVLKSRLYEAAEKERSAGIAEDRKSQVGTGDRSERIRTYNYPQGRVTDHRIGLTLYKLESFLSGDLDEMINSLITSDQAEKMKLMGNTQM
- a CDS encoding uracil phosphoribosyltransferase, encoding MSKVIEIKHPLILHKLAFLRNEKTGSKDFRELVEEISMLMAYEVTRDLNMEEVEVKTPVAVAKCMMLAGKKMAVVPILRAGLGMVDGVLNLIPAAKVGHIGLYRDEKTLQPVEYFCKLPQDIAERDIIVVDPMLATGGSAIDALTMLKTRGAKNLKLMCLVGAPEGIEAVRKVHDDVDIYLASIDEKLNEHGYIVPGLGDAGDRLFGTK
- a CDS encoding UDP-N-acetylglucosamine 2-epimerase (non-hydrolyzing), which encodes MSKKKIITIFGTRPEAIKMAPLIKELEKREEIESKVCVTAQHREMLDQVLELFNIKPDFDLNIMETKQTLTGITNKVLEGLEEVFKEEKPDMILVHGDTTTTFAGSLAAFYQQIKVGHVEAGLRTFNKYFPFPEEMNRKLTGSLTDLHFSPTKGSKENLLREGIKESDIYITGNTVIDAMKHTVEEDYIFENDELNNIDFNKKVIMITAHRRENWGEGIQNICIALNKIVEENSDVELVYLVHLNPVVKDVVFERLGGKDRIHLLSPLDTKETHNLMNKSFMVMTDSGGLQEEAPHLGKPVLVLRDVTERPEAVEAGTVKLVGTDIDQIVNEANELLRNPESYSKMSKSINPYGDGIASKRIVEAILKYFNLSSREVEEFKR
- a CDS encoding acetyl-CoA C-acyltransferase — its product is MRDVVIVSAVRTAVGSFGGALKDVPAVDLGALVIKEAVSKAGVKPELVEEVIMGNVIQAGLGQNTARQATIKSGLPQEVSAMTINKVCGSGLRAVSLAAQMIKAGDADVIVAGGMENMSAAPYALKTARFGQRMGDGKMVDTMINDALWDAFNNYHMGKTAENIAEQWGITREEQDEFSAASQQKAEAAVKSGRFKDEIVPVVIPQRKGDPKVFDTDEFPRFGTTAETLAKLKPAFVKDGTVTAGNASGINDGAAAFVVMSAEKAAELGIKPLAKILSYGSKGLDPTIMGYGPFHATKKALEKANITVDDLDLIEANEAFAAQSLAVAKDLKFDMSKVNVNGGAIALGHPVGASGARILVTLLHEMEKRDAKKGLATLCIGGGMGTAIIVERV
- the rpiB gene encoding ribose 5-phosphate isomerase B is translated as MKIAIGCDHGGFELKNEIIKFLENENHEVKDFGTYSTSSCDYPDVALPVAEAVVAKDYEFGILICGTGIGIGIAANKVPGIRAALCSDTFSAHATREHNNANILTMGQRVVGTGLALDIVKTFITSKFEGDRHQNRINKISEIEEKYTH
- a CDS encoding threonylcarbamoyl-AMP synthase, encoding MKTKVSIIKNIKEDEDKIKEAAEIIKNGGTVVFPTETVYGLGADALNEKAVEKIFKAKGRPQDNPLIIHVSSKNIEAYAKEIPEIANKLISKFWPGPLTIILRKKDIIPNVTSANLDSVGIRMPDNEIARKLIELSNTTIAAPSANISGRPSPTDFQRCIEDLDGKVDCILGGEKSDIGVESTIVDCTVTPPIVLRPGGITLDMLREVDSRIEIDNAIMQKPKENLKPKAPGMKYKHYAPNAKVTIISGERKKTVEKIREIVHYNIEKGKKVCILTVEENAKEYIEGISIVLGSALDLTTVAKSLFEALRKCDDLGADLILAEGYKEEGVGVAIMNRLNKAAGFDIIEV
- a CDS encoding cytidine deaminase, which translates into the protein MDRRDKQNYYLDIAETVLERGTCLRRNYGSIIVKNDEIISTGYTGAPRGRKNCIDLNSCIREKLQVPRGTHYELCRSVHSEANAIISASRKDMIGATLYLVGKDAKTKQYVRDANSCSMCKRLIINAGIAYVVIRDSKEEYREIIVDSWIEDDDSLKIMKDAGY